In one window of Duganella dendranthematis DNA:
- a CDS encoding spermidine synthase: protein MLIKRKSIEKEESSRPAASAPAAKPARKPKYAPVTLSEFDGVRYLHFGTEWVQGAMRIRKPNWLELEYAQQMMAWMLWLEQPRRIAQLGLGTAALTKFCYTTFPSAQVTAIELNPSVITICETMFKLPPNDERLHVLEMDALDFVNDKANVDTLDALQVDLYDATARGPVLDTPEFYQACNACLTDDGVMTINLFGDHPSYARNLKAIKFAFAQVICLPQVHDGNVVAIAFKRARSIDLEALTARAAQIVAATKLPAKSWVKGIATK, encoded by the coding sequence ATGTTAATCAAACGTAAATCCATCGAAAAAGAAGAATCCTCGCGTCCGGCAGCATCGGCGCCGGCCGCCAAACCGGCGCGCAAGCCGAAGTATGCGCCGGTGACCTTGTCGGAGTTCGATGGCGTGCGTTACCTGCACTTCGGCACCGAGTGGGTGCAGGGCGCGATGCGCATCCGCAAGCCGAACTGGCTGGAGCTGGAATACGCGCAGCAGATGATGGCCTGGATGCTGTGGCTGGAACAGCCGCGCCGCATCGCCCAGCTGGGCCTGGGCACGGCCGCGCTGACCAAGTTCTGCTACACCACCTTTCCCTCGGCGCAGGTCACCGCGATCGAACTGAATCCGTCGGTGATCACCATCTGCGAGACCATGTTCAAGCTGCCACCCAACGACGAGCGCCTGCATGTGCTGGAAATGGACGCGCTGGATTTCGTCAACGACAAGGCCAACGTCGACACGCTGGACGCGCTGCAGGTCGACCTGTACGACGCCACCGCGCGCGGTCCAGTGCTCGACACGCCGGAGTTCTACCAGGCCTGCAACGCCTGCCTGACCGACGACGGCGTGATGACCATCAACCTGTTCGGCGACCACCCGAGCTACGCGCGCAACCTCAAGGCCATCAAATTCGCCTTTGCGCAGGTGATTTGCCTGCCGCAGGTGCATGATGGTAACGTAGTCGCGATCGCCTTCAAGCGCGCCCGCAGCATCGACCTGGAAGCGCTGACGGCGCGTGCCGCGCAGATCGTCGCCGCGACCAAACTGCCGGCCAAGTCCTGGGTCAAGGGCATCGCCACAAAATAA
- the purN gene encoding phosphoribosylglycinamide formyltransferase, with product MKNIVILISGRGSNMEAIVQALQSERWPARIAAVISNRADAPGLAFAAAHGIATAVVANKDYASRAEFDAALQTVIDGFAPDLVVLAGFMRILTEAFVTHYAGRMLNIHPSLLPLFPGLATHAQALAAGVREHGATVHFVTAELDHGPMVLQTSVPVQPEDTVETLSARVLEQEHVIYPRAVRWFVEDRLTVAQGAVQVDHSK from the coding sequence ATGAAAAACATCGTCATTCTGATTTCTGGTCGCGGCAGCAATATGGAAGCCATCGTCCAGGCGCTGCAATCCGAGCGCTGGCCGGCCCGCATTGCCGCTGTCATCAGCAATCGCGCTGACGCGCCCGGCCTGGCTTTTGCGGCCGCGCACGGCATCGCGACGGCGGTGGTGGCCAACAAGGACTACGCCAGCCGCGCCGAATTCGACGCCGCGCTGCAAACCGTGATCGACGGCTTTGCGCCGGATCTGGTGGTGCTGGCCGGCTTCATGCGCATCCTGACCGAGGCATTCGTCACGCATTACGCGGGCCGCATGCTGAATATCCATCCGTCGCTGCTGCCGCTGTTCCCCGGGCTGGCGACGCATGCGCAGGCGCTGGCCGCCGGCGTGCGCGAGCATGGCGCCACGGTGCATTTCGTAACGGCCGAACTCGACCACGGGCCGATGGTGTTGCAGACCAGCGTGCCGGTGCAGCCGGAAGATACGGTCGAAACCCTGTCGGCCCGCGTACTGGAACAAGAGCATGTCATTTACCCGCGCGCAGTGCGCTGGTTTGTAGAAGACCGGCTGACGGTGGCGCAGGGCGCGGTCCAGGTGGACCACAGCAAGTAA
- a CDS encoding barstar family protein, translating to MLASVPANLVQSIRAFRVGELQEEAARLGQHFLYAHPNTGATKQQVLGLIAESFLFPKGIGKNFDGLRATLTDTMFQAGTQTGFLVVLEQLPNTQKFDKEARETLLDVFRDAADYWADKKVPFRVFYSFE from the coding sequence TTGCTGGCCAGTGTGCCGGCCAACCTCGTGCAGTCGATCCGCGCCTTCCGCGTCGGTGAGCTGCAGGAAGAGGCGGCCCGCCTGGGACAGCACTTCCTGTATGCGCATCCAAACACCGGCGCCACCAAGCAGCAGGTGCTGGGGCTGATTGCGGAATCGTTCCTGTTTCCCAAGGGGATAGGCAAGAATTTCGACGGTCTGCGCGCCACGCTGACCGACACCATGTTCCAGGCCGGTACGCAAACCGGCTTCCTGGTGGTACTGGAACAATTGCCTAACACCCAGAAATTTGACAAGGAAGCACGGGAAACCCTGCTGGACGTGTTCCGCGACGCGGCCGACTACTGGGCCGACAAAAAAGTGCCGTTCCGGGTCTTTTACTCCTTCGAGTAG
- a CDS encoding GspE/PulE family protein, with amino-acid sequence MNSAIAPSKAAPLDLQQIYTWLLADGMIRKAEVKELYAQSSAILKNTSGYMHPLCAVAHAKLLSAQPPHRLLTLDALCEWLAARVNLPFIRIDPLKIDFTKVADVMSASYAARFNILPVELNADTLVVATADPYSHEWEAEIAKISRRAVRRVIANPLDIAQYITQFFSLAKSIKKANKTGGNDLSLRNNFEQLVELGKSNKQVDANDQHVINIVDWLWQYAFEQRASDIHLEPKRDMAAIRFRIDGVLHQVYQVPAVVMIAMTARIKLLGRMDVIEKRRPQDGRIKTRTAGGQEVELRLSTLPTAFGEKLVMRIFDPEVVVKTLPELGFPLDDAERWDALTQRPHGIILVTGPTGSGKTTTLYTTLKALATSEVNVCTVEDPIEMVEPAFNQMQVQPGIDLSFADGVRALMRQDPDIIMVGEIRDLATAEMAIQAALTGHLVLSTLHTNDAPSAVMRLLELGVPYYLLEATLIGIMAQRLVRTLCEDCKAEGGELSDEIWSSLAGEWNLPKPATVYKPVGCPECRQTGYRGRTGLYELLTVTEAFSAQVREETDIQALRRQSLADGMKPLRIAGALKIEEGVTTADEVLKVTAALGMK; translated from the coding sequence ATGAATTCAGCAATCGCCCCGAGCAAAGCGGCCCCGCTCGATCTGCAACAGATCTACACCTGGCTGCTGGCCGACGGCATGATCCGCAAGGCCGAGGTTAAGGAGCTCTACGCGCAGAGCTCGGCCATTTTGAAGAACACCAGCGGCTATATGCATCCGTTGTGCGCGGTGGCGCACGCCAAGCTGCTGTCGGCGCAACCGCCGCACCGCCTGCTGACGCTTGACGCGCTGTGCGAATGGCTGGCGGCGCGCGTCAACCTGCCCTTCATCCGCATCGATCCGCTGAAGATCGACTTCACCAAAGTAGCCGATGTGATGTCGGCCAGCTACGCCGCCCGCTTCAACATCCTGCCGGTGGAACTCAACGCCGATACGCTGGTGGTGGCCACCGCCGATCCGTATTCGCACGAGTGGGAAGCCGAGATCGCCAAGATCTCGCGCCGCGCGGTGCGCCGCGTGATCGCCAATCCGCTCGACATCGCGCAGTACATCACGCAGTTCTTCAGCCTGGCCAAGTCGATCAAGAAGGCCAATAAGACCGGCGGCAACGACCTGTCGCTGCGCAACAACTTCGAGCAGTTGGTCGAGCTGGGCAAGAGCAATAAGCAGGTCGACGCCAACGACCAGCACGTCATCAACATCGTCGACTGGCTGTGGCAGTACGCGTTTGAACAGCGCGCCTCCGACATCCATCTCGAACCCAAGCGCGACATGGCGGCGATCCGCTTCCGCATCGATGGCGTGCTGCATCAGGTCTACCAGGTGCCAGCGGTGGTGATGATCGCCATGACCGCGCGCATCAAGCTGCTGGGCCGCATGGACGTGATCGAAAAGCGCCGCCCGCAGGACGGCCGCATCAAGACCCGCACCGCCGGCGGCCAGGAAGTCGAGCTGCGCCTGTCGACCTTGCCGACCGCGTTCGGCGAAAAGCTGGTGATGCGGATTTTCGATCCCGAGGTGGTGGTCAAGACGCTGCCGGAACTCGGCTTCCCGCTGGACGACGCCGAACGCTGGGACGCGTTGACCCAGCGTCCGCACGGCATCATCCTGGTGACCGGACCGACCGGATCCGGCAAGACCACCACGCTGTACACCACGCTCAAAGCGCTGGCCACTTCCGAGGTCAACGTCTGCACGGTGGAAGATCCGATCGAGATGGTCGAGCCGGCCTTCAACCAGATGCAGGTGCAGCCCGGCATCGACCTGTCGTTCGCCGATGGCGTGCGGGCGCTGATGCGGCAAGACCCGGACATCATCATGGTTGGCGAGATCCGCGACCTGGCCACCGCCGAGATGGCGATCCAGGCGGCGCTGACCGGCCACCTGGTGCTGTCGACGCTGCACACCAACGATGCGCCATCGGCCGTGATGCGACTGCTGGAGCTGGGCGTGCCCTACTACCTGCTGGAAGCCACGCTGATCGGCATCATGGCGCAACGGCTGGTGCGCACGCTGTGCGAAGACTGCAAGGCCGAGGGTGGCGAGCTGAGCGACGAGATCTGGTCCAGCCTGGCGGGCGAATGGAATCTGCCCAAGCCGGCCACCGTGTACAAGCCGGTCGGCTGTCCGGAGTGCCGGCAGACCGGCTATCGCGGTCGCACGGGATTGTACGAACTGCTGACCGTGACCGAAGCCTTCAGCGCGCAGGTGCGCGAAGAAACCGACATCCAGGCGCTGCGCCGGCAAAGCCTGGCCGACGGCATGAAACCGCTGCGCATCGCCGGCGCGCTGAAGATCGAGGAAGGCGTCACCACCGCCGACGAAGTGCTGAAAGTCACGGCCGCGCTGGGCATGAAATAA
- a CDS encoding glycine zipper 2TM domain-containing protein — protein sequence MNLQAKLIATALCASALPFAQAADFEDFGRVVNVVPQVQQVNSPRQECRTEYVQVQQPAPERGVGGAILGGLVGGLAGNQIGGGSGRSVATAAGAIAGALVGDRVDNANTPNSGGVQEQAVKQCRTVDHWESRTSGYQVTYSYQGRNYTTPMSYDPGDRIRLRVVVEPSQR from the coding sequence ATGAACTTGCAAGCCAAACTGATCGCAACTGCACTCTGCGCTAGCGCCCTGCCTTTTGCCCAGGCCGCCGATTTTGAAGATTTCGGCCGCGTGGTGAATGTCGTGCCACAAGTCCAACAAGTCAACAGCCCGCGCCAGGAATGCCGCACTGAATATGTACAGGTCCAGCAACCGGCGCCGGAACGCGGCGTCGGCGGCGCCATCCTGGGCGGCCTGGTGGGCGGCCTGGCCGGTAACCAGATCGGTGGCGGCTCGGGCCGTTCGGTGGCTACCGCTGCGGGCGCCATCGCCGGCGCGCTGGTCGGTGACCGCGTCGACAACGCCAACACGCCAAACAGCGGCGGCGTGCAGGAACAAGCGGTCAAGCAATGCCGCACCGTCGACCATTGGGAGTCGCGCACCTCGGGCTACCAGGTGACGTATAGCTACCAGGGCCGCAACTACACCACCCCGATGTCCTACGACCCGGGTGACCGCATCCGTCTGCGCGTGGTGGTTGAGCCATCGCAACGTTAA